The following are from one region of the Entelurus aequoreus isolate RoL-2023_Sb linkage group LG17, RoL_Eaeq_v1.1, whole genome shotgun sequence genome:
- the LOC133632093 gene encoding zinc finger protein 33B-like, with product MRTHTDNKHSECSTKKRGKTCLSCSVCAESFTKKSSLTLHMRTHTGEKPFNCSVCGNSFSGNGSLTQHMRTHTGEKTFKCSVCGNSFSQNRKLTRHMRTHTGKKPFNCSVCDKSFFNKSILTQHIRTHRGEKPFNCSVCGKSFSQNSNLTQHMRTHTGEKTFKCSVCGKRFFNKSILTQHMRTHTGEKPFNCSVCGNSFSIKSILTRHMRTHTGEKTLKCSVCGKSFYFKSILTKHMRTHTGEKPFNCSVCGKSFSQNSNLTQHMRTHTGEKTFKCSVCGKRFFNKSILTQHMRTHTGEKPFNCSVCGNSFSIKSILTRHMRTHTGEKTLKCSVCGKSFYFKSILTKHMRTHTGEKPFSCSVCGKSFSIKSNLTPHMRTHTGEKTFKCSVCSKSFSFKSSLTKHMRTHTGEKPFNCSVVSTNN from the coding sequence atgaggactcacactgacaacaaacactctgaatgctctacaaagaagagaggtaaaacatgtttgagctgctcagtttgtgctgaaagttttactaaaaagagcagtttgactctacacatgagaacacacacaggtgaaaaaccctttaattgttcagtttgtggcaacagcttttctggAAATGGCtcattgactcaacacatgagaacacacacaggtgaaaaaacatttaagtgttcagtttgtggcaacagcttttctcaaaatagaaagttgactcgacacatgagaacacacacaggtaaaaaaccctttaattgttcagtttgtgacaaaagcttttttaataagagcattttgactcaacacattAGAACGCACAGAGGTGAAAAACCCttcaattgttcagtttgtggcaaaagcttttctcaaaatagcaatttgactcaacacatgagaacgcacacaggtgaaaaaacatttaagtgttcagtttgtggcaaacgcTTTTTTAATAAGAgcattttgactcaacacatgagaacacacacaggtgaaaaaccctttaattgttcagtttgtggcaacagcttttctattaagagcattttgactcgacacatgagaacacacacaggtgaaaaaacattaaagtgttcagtttgtggcaaaagcttttattTTAAGAGcattttgactaaacacatgagaacacacacaggtgaaaaacccttcaattgttcagtttgtggcaaaagcttttctcaaaatagcaatttgactcaacacatgagaacgcacacaggtgaaaaaacatttaagtgttcagtttgtggcaaacgcTTTTTTAATAAGAgcattttgactcaacacatgagaacacacacaggtgaaaaaccctttaattgttcagtttgtggcaacagcttttctattaagagcattttgactcgacacatgagaacacacacaggtgaaaaaacattgaagtgttcagtttgtggcaaaagcttttattTTAAGAGcattttgactaaacacatgagaacacacacaggtgaaaaaccatttagttgttcagtttgtggcaaaagcttttctattAAGAGCAATTTGActccacacatgagaacacacacag